The Halomicronema hongdechloris C2206 genome includes a window with the following:
- a CDS encoding MoaD/ThiS family protein: MAAVTVTVKLFAIYQDAYGLPELTLELPPGASVAMVCDRILQDHPELAPWCDRTRFGVNLQFAEPEQVLQDGDEVVLIPPVSGG; the protein is encoded by the coding sequence ATGGCCGCGGTAACTGTGACGGTAAAGCTGTTTGCTATCTACCAAGATGCCTATGGGCTGCCAGAATTGACGTTGGAATTGCCCCCGGGGGCTTCGGTGGCAATGGTATGCGATCGCATCCTGCAGGATCATCCCGAGTTAGCGCCATGGTGCGATCGCACTCGATTTGGCGTCAACTTGCAATTTGCCGAGCCCGAGCAAGTCCTACAGGACGGCGACGAAGTGGTCCTGATTCCACCAGTCAGCGGCGGTTAA
- a CDS encoding pentapeptide repeat-containing protein, translated as MVLQLSMDVMQLVARYDSGYRDFSRFDLSEAHLTGLFLPGVRLYQADLTRASLKQAILTAGNLAGVNAWRVDLSGANLQQACLERATLIRSRFQEADLSAANLRQSDLRLSNLRQACLAGADLRGANLCYADLTDADLSQTDLRHANLTGTVLTRTVLTDCRLQGTALGVEDTGSRQRRPRAY; from the coding sequence ATGGTGCTCCAGCTTTCGATGGATGTTATGCAGTTAGTCGCCCGGTATGACTCTGGATACCGCGACTTTAGCCGCTTTGACCTGAGTGAAGCTCACTTGACTGGGCTGTTTCTGCCAGGGGTAAGGCTATACCAAGCGGATTTAACCCGGGCCTCCCTGAAACAGGCTATTTTGACGGCAGGAAACTTGGCTGGGGTGAATGCCTGGCGGGTCGACTTATCCGGGGCCAATCTGCAGCAAGCCTGTCTGGAACGGGCAACATTGATTCGAAGCAGATTCCAGGAGGCTGACCTATCTGCGGCGAATTTGAGACAGAGTGATTTACGGCTGTCTAATTTGAGGCAGGCCTGCTTAGCGGGGGCGGACCTACGGGGTGCTAACCTCTGCTATGCAGATCTAACGGATGCCGATCTCAGCCAGACCGATCTGCGCCATGCTAATCTCACCGGGACTGTCCTGACTCGGACAGTCTTAACGGATTGTCGTTTGCAGGGGACTGCCCTAGGGGTAGAAGATACCGGTTCTAGACAGCGACGCCCCCGCGCTTACTGA
- the glgX gene encoding glycogen debranching protein GlgX, translating into MGTAYTHHHTIQPGHSFPLGATVTPEGVNFCVYSKEATAIELLLFADEQADYPSQIIPLDPQHHRTSFYWHVLVPGLGHGQVYAYRAYGVFCPERGHRFDADKVLLDPYSRAVVGHDRYNREAARYPGDNCSQALRGVVVDTSRYDWEGDEPLRIPYATSVIYEMHVGGFTRHPNSGVTAAKRGTFAGVIEKIPYLKQLGITAVELLPIHQFDDQDVPPPRKNYWGYSTIAFFAPHQAYSCRQDPLGPVDEFRDMVKALHQAGIEVILDVVFNHTAEGNHNGPTLSFRGLDNETYYLLQENRADYANYSGCGNTVKASHAVAGRLIIDCLRYWVSEMHVDGFRFDLASVLSRNLYGHPVDDPPILWSIESDPILAGTKLIAEAWDAAGLYQVGSFIGDRFAEWNGPFRDDVRRFVKSDSGSVKPLAERIIGSPDIYQQPGREPNRSIHFVTCHDGFTLTDLVSYTHKHNQANGEDSRDGTDANDSWNCGQEGPTQDPEIEALRQRQIKNCLTILFFSQGTPMLLMGDEVRRSQGGNNNAYCQDNEISWFDWDGLEKHADLLRFTRDLIGLIQRLQIFRITHSLMVTEHWVKQPHIVWHGVNLGQPDWSHDSHSLAFTLRYPAYDEQLHVMLNAFWQPLPFQLPPLRPGDHWHHLVNTAKPPPQDLTLPGQGQAITTPLYEVSCRSAVVVIAQRAQ; encoded by the coding sequence ATGGGTACCGCTTACACTCACCATCACACCATCCAACCGGGCCACAGTTTTCCTTTGGGCGCTACGGTGACACCGGAAGGTGTCAACTTCTGCGTCTACTCCAAAGAGGCTACGGCCATTGAGCTGCTGCTGTTCGCAGATGAGCAAGCCGACTATCCCAGCCAGATCATTCCTCTCGATCCTCAGCACCACCGCACTTCCTTCTACTGGCATGTCTTGGTGCCAGGCTTAGGGCATGGCCAGGTGTACGCCTACCGAGCCTACGGAGTGTTTTGTCCCGAACGCGGCCATCGTTTTGACGCCGATAAGGTGCTGCTGGATCCCTACAGTCGGGCCGTGGTCGGCCATGACCGCTACAACCGGGAAGCGGCTCGCTATCCCGGAGACAACTGTAGCCAGGCGCTGCGGGGGGTCGTGGTTGACACCAGCCGCTACGACTGGGAAGGGGATGAGCCTTTACGGATTCCCTATGCCACTAGTGTCATCTATGAGATGCATGTGGGCGGCTTCACCCGCCATCCCAACTCAGGGGTGACAGCGGCTAAGCGCGGCACCTTCGCTGGGGTGATTGAAAAAATTCCCTACCTGAAGCAGCTGGGCATCACTGCCGTGGAGTTGTTACCGATCCACCAATTTGACGATCAAGATGTGCCGCCCCCCCGCAAAAACTACTGGGGATACAGCACCATTGCCTTTTTTGCCCCCCATCAAGCCTATAGTTGCCGCCAGGATCCCTTGGGGCCGGTGGATGAATTTCGGGACATGGTCAAAGCCCTACATCAGGCCGGCATCGAAGTGATTCTAGATGTGGTGTTTAACCACACCGCCGAGGGTAACCATAACGGCCCCACCCTCTCCTTTCGGGGCCTCGACAATGAGACCTACTATTTACTGCAAGAGAATCGTGCTGACTACGCCAACTACAGTGGCTGCGGCAACACCGTCAAAGCCAGCCACGCTGTCGCTGGGCGGCTGATCATTGATTGCCTCCGCTATTGGGTCTCGGAAATGCATGTGGACGGCTTTCGCTTTGATCTGGCCTCGGTGCTATCCCGCAATCTCTATGGTCATCCGGTCGACGATCCCCCAATTCTCTGGAGCATTGAGTCTGACCCAATTCTGGCCGGTACTAAGCTGATTGCCGAAGCCTGGGATGCGGCCGGATTGTATCAGGTGGGCAGCTTCATCGGCGATCGCTTTGCTGAGTGGAATGGACCGTTTCGCGATGATGTCCGCCGCTTCGTTAAAAGCGACTCTGGGAGCGTGAAACCCCTGGCAGAACGCATCATCGGCAGCCCCGACATCTATCAGCAGCCAGGGCGAGAACCCAACCGCAGCATTCACTTCGTCACCTGCCACGATGGCTTTACCCTAACTGATTTGGTCTCCTATACCCATAAGCATAATCAGGCCAATGGCGAGGACAGTCGCGATGGTACCGACGCCAACGACAGTTGGAACTGTGGTCAGGAAGGCCCTACTCAGGATCCAGAGATAGAGGCGTTGCGCCAACGGCAGATTAAAAATTGCCTGACGATTCTCTTCTTTTCCCAGGGCACTCCCATGCTGCTGATGGGGGATGAAGTGCGGCGCAGCCAAGGGGGCAACAATAATGCTTACTGCCAAGACAACGAGATCAGCTGGTTCGACTGGGATGGCCTTGAGAAGCACGCAGACCTACTGCGCTTTACCCGCGACTTAATCGGGCTGATTCAGAGACTGCAAATTTTTCGCATTACCCATTCCCTAATGGTCACAGAGCACTGGGTGAAGCAACCCCATATCGTCTGGCATGGGGTCAATCTTGGCCAGCCCGATTGGAGCCATGATTCCCATAGCTTGGCCTTTACCCTGCGCTACCCTGCCTATGATGAGCAGCTGCACGTCATGTTAAATGCCTTCTGGCAGCCCCTACCTTTTCAATTGCCGCCCCTGAGACCAGGTGATCACTGGCACCATCTGGTCAACACGGCCAAACCACCTCCCCAGGATCTGACTCTGCCCGGCCAAGGCCAGGCGATCACGACTCCACTCTATGAGGTGTCTTGCCGCAGTGCAGTGGTGGTAATCGCTCAAAGGGCTCAGTAG